The nucleotide sequence CGACGGCGCGATGGACGGCTGGCGTTACGTCGAGACCAAACTCGGCGATACGACCCCGCAGCCCCGGCAGGCGCCGGACTGGGCGCAAGTGTGCTGTACCGCGCCGCCGGTCGGCCCGCCCGCCGCACCGACCGGAGTGACGGCGTCCGCCGCGATCGGGGCCGCCGACGTGTCGTGGCAGGCGCCGACCGGGCCGAATCCGGTCACCGGCTACGTGGTCGAGACGGCCCCCGGCGCTACCCGGACCCATGTCGACGCCGGACCCCGGACGGCGTGCCCGACGCGGGGGTGCGCCACCTCCTCGGGAGCCAATGCCCGTCCGGCGGCTACTGGTTGACGCCCGGCGCGGCGTCCTCGTGCCTCGCGGACACCGACACCACCGCGCTGGTGGTCCAGGCGCTGCTGACCGTGCCGCGCACCGACGAGGTCCGTGACTCGCTCGCGGGCGGCGACCAACCGCACGAGCCGGCCGCGTCGTCCGGGGGAGGCAAGCCGCGTCATGACCGCGCCGCCGTGTTCGCGGGGTCGGTGGCGGAGGGGCTGGTGGCGTGTGCCGTCGTACCGGTGAACACCGCGCCGCAGACCACGACGGCACGGGTGTTCCTGACTCTGAGCCAGGACATGGGGACCTTTCCGGGACCGCGTTGCCTTCCCGGCTCCGGCCCGGCGTCGCACGAGGGGTGCGGTACGGCGGATGGTCCGGGCCCCGCGCTGCAGTCCTCGACAGCGGAAACCATTGTGTCCGCGTCCCGGCATTCCGACTCGCGGCGGCCGACTGGGGATCGGCCACCGCCTACGGCTGCGGGTCAGTGTCGGACTTCGACCGACTTTCCCGGGTACGCGGGCGCATTCATGTGTTGATCCGGCGACCCCGGAGGGCGGCCAGGGGGATCCTACGGGCGCGTTGGTACGCCCAACAAGAGTTCGGCGACGCCTCGCCGGGGAGGCCGGCCCTCCTGGACTTACTAGGACGTCCGACTATATGGTGCGGGCAAGGTCCGCGGTGCAGGGAAGCCGGTGTGAATCCGGCACGGTCCCGCCACTGTGACCGGGGAGTGCGCTGCCGTGGCAACACGCCACTGGCGAAAGCCGGGAAGGCGGGCGGCGCGCGTCGATCCGGGAGTCAGGATACCGGCCGCGGGTGTTTTCCGTGTTGTCCACGAGGATGGAGCAAACACGCATGACACCGGTACGCGAATTCGCCCCGGATGATCCTGCGAACGTCGACGGCGCCCGCATTCCCTAGGGCCCCCGACGGCCGATCCGAGCCACCCGAGCACGCGACCGCACCTCGTCGCGCGCATCGCCGCGGCCGGATCACGCCCCGCCTCCGGATCGCACCTGACGAAAGACAGGTTGTCCATGGTCCGCGAGTTGTCCCACTTCATCGGCGGCAAGCACGTCCCCGGCGCGTCCGGCGCCCACGGCGACGTGTTCGATCCCAACACCGGACAGGTCCAGGCGCGCGTCCCGCTCGCCGACGCCGACGAGACCCGCGCGGCGATCGCCGACGCCGCACAGGCGCAGCGCGCCTGGGGGGAATGGAACCCCCAGCGGCGCGCCCGGGTGCTGTCCCGGTTCCTCCAGCTCGTCGAGTCGGAACGCGACGCGCTCGCCGAACTGCTGTCGGCGGAGCACGGCAAGACGATCGACGACGCGCACGGAGACCTCCAACGCGGCCTGGAGGTCGTGGAGTTCGCCACCGGCATCCCGCACCTGCTCAAGGGCGAGTTCACCGACAACGCGGGCACCGGCATCGACGTGCACTCGCTGCGGCAACCGCTCGGCGTCGTCGCCGGGATCACCCCGTTCAACTTCCCCGCGATGATCCCGCTGTGGAAGATCGCCCCCGCCATCGCCTGCGGCAACGCGTTCGTCCTCAAACCGTCCGAGCGCGACCCGTCGGTGCCGCTGCGGCTGGCCGAACTCTTCGTGGAGGCGGGCCTGCCGCCGGGCGTGCTCAACGTGGTCAACGGCGGCAAGGACGCCGTCGACACCCTCCTGACCGACCCGCGCGTCCAGGCCCTGGGCTTCGTCGGGTCGACGGCGATCGCCGAGTACGTCTACACGACCGCCACCGCGCACGGCAAGCGCGCGCAGTGCTTCGGCGGCGCCAAGAACCACCTGATCGTGATGCCGGACGCCGACCTCGACCAGGTCGTCGAGGCCCTGATCGGCGCCGGGTACGGCTCGGCCGGGGAGCGCTGCATGGCGATCTCCGTCGCCGTCCCGGTCGGCGCGGAGACCGCCGACGCCCTGGTCACCAAGCTGGCCGAGCGCATCGGCACCCTGCGCGTGGGCCCCTCGCACGACCGCGCCGCCGACTTCGGCCCGCTGGTCGGGCGCGACGCCCTCGACCGGGTGCGCGACTACCTCGACATCGGCGTCCGCGAAGGCGCCGAACTCGTGGTCGACGGCCGCGACCTGCGCGTCGACGGGTACGAGAACGGCTACTTCGTCGGCGCGTCGCTGTTCGACCACGTGACGCCCGCCATGCGCGTGTACCGCGAGGAGATCTTCGGCCCCGTCGTCTCGGTGGTGCGCGCGGCCGACTACGAGGAGGCGCTGCGCCTGGCCAGCGACCACGAGTACGGCAACGGCGTCGCCATCCACACCCGCGACGGCGACACCGCACGGGACTTCGGCCGCCGCGTCAACACCGGCATGGTCGGCGTCAACGTCCCCATCCCGGTGCCCGTCGCCTACCACACCTTCGGCGGGTGGAAGCGCTCCGCGTTCGGCGACCTGAACCAGCACGGCCCCGACTCCATCCGCTTCTACACCCGCACCAAGACGATCACCTCGCGCTGGCCGACCGGCGTGCGCGAAAGCGCCAGCTTCTCGATCCCGACGATGGGGTGAGCGCCGTGACCGCCACCTTGCTCACCGAGGACCAACAGGCCCTCGTCGAGACCACGCTCGACTTCGCGCAGGACCACATCGCGCCGCACGCCCTCGCGTGGGACCGCGACAAGCACTTCCCCGTGGACGTGCTCCGCAAGGCCGCGGGCCTCGGCCTCGGCGGCGTCTACGTCCGCGAGGACGCGGGCGGCAGCGGCCTGACCCGGGCCGACGGCGTGCTGGTCTTCGAGACACTTGCCTCCGGCTGCCCGTCCATCGCCGGATACCTGTCCATCCACAACATGGTCGCCTGGATGGTCGACCACTACGGCGACCCGGCCCAGCGCGAACGCCGGCTGCCGAGGCTGTGCGCCATGGACGACCTGGCGAGCTACTGCCTCACCGAACCGGGCGCGGGCTCCGACGCCGCGGCGCTGCGTACCCGCGCGGACCGCGACGGCGACCACTATGTCCTCACCGGCGTCAAGCAGTTCATCTCCGGCGCGGGCTCCGCGCAGGTGTACGTCGTCATGGCCCGCACCGGCCCCGGCGGGCCCGGCGGGATCTCCGCGTTCATCGTCGAGAAGGACGACCCCGGGGTGTCGTTCGGCGCCAACGAGCAGAAGATGGGCTGGAACGCCCAGCCCACCCGCCAGGTCGTGCTCGACGGCGTACGCCTGCCCGCCGACCGGCTGCTCGGCAGCGAGGGCGACGGCTTCCGCATCGCCATGACCGGCCTCAACGGCGGTCGCCTCGGCATCGCCGCCTGCTCGCTCGGCGGCGCCCGCAGCGCACTCGACCGCAGCATCGCCTACCTCGCCGACCGCGAGGCCTTCGGGCAACGGCTCCTCGACGCCCAGGGGTTGCGGTTCCGCCTCGCCGACATGGCGACCGAACTGGCCGCCGCCCGCGCCCTCGTCCAGCAAGCCGCACAGGCCCTGGACCGCGGGCACCCGCGGGCACCGCAACTGTGCGCGATGGCCAAGCAGTTCGCCACCGACACGGGCTACTCCGTCGCCGACCGCGCCCTGCAACTGCACGGCGGCTACGGCTACTTGAGCGAGTACGGCATCGAGAAGATCGTCCGCGACCTGCGCGTCCACCAGATCCTGGAAGGAACCAACGAGATCATGCGCGTCATCGTCGCCCGCAGCCTGACGGAGGCCTTCGGATGACCGGCACCGACGACACCGTCCTGCTGCGCACCGAAGGGCGCGCGGCGTACGTCACCCTCAACCGCCCCCAGGCCCTCAACGCACTCACCCACCCCATGGTGAGCCGCATCGACGAGGCCCTGCGCGCGTGGGAGAACGACCCCCGCGTCGAGGTCGTCGTCCTCACCGGCGCGGGCGAGCGCGGTCTGTGCGCGGGCGGCGACATCTGGGCCATCCACGACGACGCCCGCGACGGCGACGGCAGCGCGTCCGCGGCGTTCTGGCGGGACGAATACCGGCTCAACGCCCGGATCGCGCGCTACCCCAAGCCGTACGTCGCGGTCATGGACGGCGTCGTGATGGGCGGCGGCGTGGGCGTCTCCGCGCACGGCGACGTCCGCGTCGTCACCGAGCGCTCGCGGATCGCCATGCCGGAGACCGGCATCGGCTTCGTCCCGGACGTAGGCGGAACGTATCTTCTCGCCCGCGCGCCCGGCGAACTCGGCACCCATCTCGCGCTGACCGGCACGCAGGCCGTCGCCGACGACGCGCTGCTGTGCGGACTGGCCGACCACCACGTGCCCTCCGCCGCGCTCCCCGACCTGCTCCGAGACCTCGCCGACACCCCCGTGTGGGACGCCGTCGCCCGGTACGCGCGCGAGGCACCGCCCGGCGAACTCGCCCTGCACCGCCCGTGGATCGACTACTGCTACGCGGCCGACACCGTGGAGGAGATCGTCGACCGGCTGCACGGCTTCGGCGACGACGCGGCGAGTCTCGCCGCGAAGACGCTGCTCGCCAAGTCGCCGACCGCCCTCAAGGTCACCCTCGCCGCACTGCGCCGCGCCCGGCGCCTCGGCCCGCTGGAACGCGTCCTCGACCAGGAGTACCGCGTGTCGCTGGCCTGCCTCACCGCACCCGACCTGGTCGAGGGCGTCCGCGCCCAGATCATCGACAAGGACCGCAACCCCCGCTGGTCGCCGCCGACGCTCGGGGACGTCACCGACGCGGACGTCGCCCGCTTCTTCGCCCCGCTCGGCGACCGCGAACTGGGCCTCGCCGCCCCCGACACCACCGAGGAGGTGCCCTCATGAGCCGAACAGTCGCGTTCATCGGCCTGGGACACATGGGCGGCCCGATGGCCGCCAACCTGGTCACGGCAGGCCACCACGTGCGCGGCCACGACCTGGCCCCCGCGTCGCGGGAGGCCGCCGCCGCCCACGGCGTCGACATCGCCGACTCGGGGTTGCACGCGGTCGAGGGCGCCGACGTGGTGATCACCATGCTGCCCACCGGCCGCCACGTCCTGGACCTCTACCGGGACATCCTCGGCGCGGCCGGCCCCGGCACCCTCTTCGTCGACTGCTCCACCATCGACGTCGCCGACGCCCGTACCGCCCACGAGCGGGCCACCGCCGCGGGGATGCGCGCCCTGGACGCCCCCGTCTCCGGCGGCGTCGTCGGCGCCGAGGCGGCCACCCTCACCTTCATGGCCGGCGGCGGCGACGCCGAGTTCGCCGAGGCCGAGCCCCTGCTCTCCGCGATGGGCGCGCGCGTCGTCCACTGCGGCGACGCGGGCGCGGGCCAGGCCGCCAAGATCTG is from Yinghuangia sp. ASG 101 and encodes:
- a CDS encoding CoA-acylating methylmalonate-semialdehyde dehydrogenase, translating into MVRELSHFIGGKHVPGASGAHGDVFDPNTGQVQARVPLADADETRAAIADAAQAQRAWGEWNPQRRARVLSRFLQLVESERDALAELLSAEHGKTIDDAHGDLQRGLEVVEFATGIPHLLKGEFTDNAGTGIDVHSLRQPLGVVAGITPFNFPAMIPLWKIAPAIACGNAFVLKPSERDPSVPLRLAELFVEAGLPPGVLNVVNGGKDAVDTLLTDPRVQALGFVGSTAIAEYVYTTATAHGKRAQCFGGAKNHLIVMPDADLDQVVEALIGAGYGSAGERCMAISVAVPVGAETADALVTKLAERIGTLRVGPSHDRAADFGPLVGRDALDRVRDYLDIGVREGAELVVDGRDLRVDGYENGYFVGASLFDHVTPAMRVYREEIFGPVVSVVRAADYEEALRLASDHEYGNGVAIHTRDGDTARDFGRRVNTGMVGVNVPIPVPVAYHTFGGWKRSAFGDLNQHGPDSIRFYTRTKTITSRWPTGVRESASFSIPTMG
- a CDS encoding acyl-CoA dehydrogenase family protein yields the protein MTATLLTEDQQALVETTLDFAQDHIAPHALAWDRDKHFPVDVLRKAAGLGLGGVYVREDAGGSGLTRADGVLVFETLASGCPSIAGYLSIHNMVAWMVDHYGDPAQRERRLPRLCAMDDLASYCLTEPGAGSDAAALRTRADRDGDHYVLTGVKQFISGAGSAQVYVVMARTGPGGPGGISAFIVEKDDPGVSFGANEQKMGWNAQPTRQVVLDGVRLPADRLLGSEGDGFRIAMTGLNGGRLGIAACSLGGARSALDRSIAYLADREAFGQRLLDAQGLRFRLADMATELAAARALVQQAAQALDRGHPRAPQLCAMAKQFATDTGYSVADRALQLHGGYGYLSEYGIEKIVRDLRVHQILEGTNEIMRVIVARSLTEAFG
- a CDS encoding enoyl-CoA hydratase/isomerase family protein; protein product: MTGTDDTVLLRTEGRAAYVTLNRPQALNALTHPMVSRIDEALRAWENDPRVEVVVLTGAGERGLCAGGDIWAIHDDARDGDGSASAAFWRDEYRLNARIARYPKPYVAVMDGVVMGGGVGVSAHGDVRVVTERSRIAMPETGIGFVPDVGGTYLLARAPGELGTHLALTGTQAVADDALLCGLADHHVPSAALPDLLRDLADTPVWDAVARYAREAPPGELALHRPWIDYCYAADTVEEIVDRLHGFGDDAASLAAKTLLAKSPTALKVTLAALRRARRLGPLERVLDQEYRVSLACLTAPDLVEGVRAQIIDKDRNPRWSPPTLGDVTDADVARFFAPLGDRELGLAAPDTTEEVPS
- the mmsB gene encoding 3-hydroxyisobutyrate dehydrogenase, producing MSRTVAFIGLGHMGGPMAANLVTAGHHVRGHDLAPASREAAAAHGVDIADSGLHAVEGADVVITMLPTGRHVLDLYRDILGAAGPGTLFVDCSTIDVADARTAHERATAAGMRALDAPVSGGVVGAEAATLTFMAGGGDAEFAEAEPLLSAMGARVVHCGDAGAGQAAKICNNMILGISMIAVGEAFVLGESLGLSHQALYDVASAASGQCWALTVNCPVPGPVPGSPANRDYRPGFAAPLMAKDLALAANAATAGGVRAELGLRAAELYAAYAQGAGADEDFSGIVRTIRKQSGDQP